ATGGCATTGGCAAGTGTCTGCACGGTGAAGTAAGTCTGCTGACGATCTCCAGTACCCCGGAGGCCGACCACCAGTCCGTACCCCACGAGTTGGTTATCGCGAACGCCTTCAATGTCCGTGATGTCACGCAAGAGTACTTGCCGTTCCGGCTGGGTGGCAAGAGCGAGCGGAGCGAACGAGAGCGCAAGCAGGCCAAGGAATAGAACGTGTGTAATCCGGATTAGGAGATGGGAGCGGAGGGAAAGTTTCATGAAGTTAGAACCCGAAGAGCCATAGAACAGCGCGAGTCAAAGCGTTAGGAGGACGGACACTATCCGAGATGATGCCCTTGCCCTTCATCTCAATCTCTAGATTGCTGAGCGATGAAGACGGAATGGTGTTGTTCGAGCTGATGTCACCAGGCCGGACGATACCGCGGATCACCAGATCCTCATGCTGGTTGTTCATGGAGATCTGGCGCTCGGCCTCGATCACCATGTTTCCATTTGCGAGCACTGCGATGATCTGACCGGTCAGGCTGGTCGCAAACGTGGTATTCGAAGCAGTCGCTCCGGAGCCCTTCAAGGTCGTCGCTGAATTCGCCGCAAAGAGAGGGTTGGTAGCATTTGTCGAAACGCCCCCCGGAAGACCGGTGATCGCAGACGCAGTATTGAAAGCCCTTGAACTGTTCACGTTTCCGCTTTGAGCGGCAGTCGTTTGTACTGAAACTTGTACAACGATCGTGTCGTTGACATTGCGAGCACGGTAGTCAGAAGAGAGATCGCCCAATGAATTTGCCGCCGCCCAAAGGCTGCCCATAGTTCGAGCATCAGGCGGTGGCATGTACTGCTCATGGAGACGTGTCAGGTAATCTGCTCGTAGTTCCTGAGCAGTTTTCTTCACCGGCTTGATCCCTGCGTATCCAGGAATTGCCGTAATCAGGACAAGCGAGAACAACAGTACTCGTCTCATATCAAAAGCTTCCTTTCAACAAGGTAGGCGTGACGATCTCAGCCACATAGGCCTGCTTGCGATCTGGCGTGGTGACCCGCACTTTGTCACCCGTGATTCCACCGTCGAGACAGACGACTCGCAAGCGAACATGCACGCGATCGTGATCCATCATGAGCATTGCGGCCGAGCCGACTCGCAAGGTGGTGGGTGCGGAAGAACGCGTCGATGAATCAGAGGCAGGAGCCCCCGAGGAAAGCAGAAGATTCGGCTGCTTTGAACGCCCCTCTTGTTTCACCGAAGCAGGCAGCACCAGATTAGGAGACGTTTCCGGCCACACCGCATTCACATAAAACGGCAAGCATTCCCTGTGATCCCGGCAGCTCATTTTGAGTTGGGCGGTATGGTTGTTTACCAGAGCGATCGTTTGAATTTCCAGGACTGGAGCTGAAACAGCTGCGGTGATCGGCGCTGAAAGAATAACCTTCACACCCTCTACAGGAAGCTGACGCACCTGCATCGCTGCGATAATTTGGTCGGGAGTCAGCGGGAAACGGATGTCTACTTTCTGAGCGGCAGCCCACACAGCATTTGTAGCCGCTAGTGCGGCACAGAGAAGACGACAGAGGTACAAGTTGCTCTTACCCAATTTCATGCGTAGCCCCTACTGCGAAAGCTGGTTGAGTTGCTGCATCATTTCGTCTGCCGCCTTGACGACACGGGAGTTGGACTCATAGGAGCGCTGCGCGACGATCATCTCTACAAACTCGTCGACGACGCTCACGTTTGAAGCTTCGAGTGTTCCCTGCTGAATCGTTCCAAGACCTTCAGAGCCACCGGGCGTACCGATGATCGGATCTCCGGAAGCGGTGGTGGCAAGGTAGATGTTGTTCCCCACGCTGTTCAAGCCGCCAGGGTTTACAAACAGTGCCATCTGAATGCTGCCGATCTGCGCGCTCTGCGTCGTCCCGGGCTGTACTACGCTGACCGTGCCATCGCTGCCAATCGTAATATTGGTCGCGTCCGGGGGAATGGTGATCGCCGGCTGCAAAGGATTGCCGTCCGCTGTAACAACATTCCCGGTGGAGTCCATGTGGAATGAGCCAGAACGCGAATAACCGGTCTGCCCGTTCGGAAGAAGAACCTGGAAGAAGCCGCCGCCGGAGATGGCGAGGTCCAGAGGATTACCCGTTGAATTGAAATCGCCCTGGGTCTGGATGGTTTCTGTCGAAGTGGGTCGAACGCCGAGACCGACTTGGAGACCGGCTGCATTGGTCGTCTGCTGGGTTGCGGCAGAGCCCGGGGATGTTGTGTTCTGGTAGAGCATGTCTGAAAATGCCAGCCGACGCTGCTGGAAGCCTGTGGTGCTGGAGTTCGCCAGATTATTGGCGATGTTATCTAGATTGAGTTGCTGAGCCGTCATACCGCTCGCCGCTGTATAGAGTGCACGAATCATAGTAAGAGCCTTTCTGTAACGGTTTAGGGTTAGCTAACGCGAGGGAGATCCTGCGCGGCAGTCTTATCAATCTCTGTATCGATCATGGTCATGGCATGCCGCATCCCTTCAGCAGCACGCTGTGCGTTGATCAGTTCAATCACGCTGGCAACCGGGTTGACGTTCGATCCCTCCAGCATGCCCTGGCGCACCTCCGACTTCGACGCTGCAACAACGTCTTTATCCGGCACCGTGTAGTAGCTGCTGCCCATACTTTGAGGGTCTGCCGTGGCGGAGAACTCGACGAGCTTCAGCTTGCCGGCAATGGCGCCATTTGCGGAGATCGTGCCGTCTGCGCTGATCGTGACGCTGGAGTTGCGAGGTATGGTGATCGGACCATTCTCTCCGAGGACTGGTTCACCCGTGGCAGTGATGAGTTGCCCTTGCGTGGAAACCTGTAAGCTCCCGTTCCGCGTGTAAGCGTTTCCGCTGGCCGTCTTTACAGTAAGGAAGCCAGGACCGTCGATGCCTACGTCGAGGTCACTGCCGGTGCGTGCCAGCGATCCTTGCTGCATATCCAGATGAGATCCGCCCAGAAGGCCGTAGCTGTTCGTAGCTTCGTTGAGTTGCGATGCAAGTGGCCGACCGGACCCCGCCAGCACAGAGCTAAAAGTAGTATGCCGAGCCCTGAAGCCGCCTGTGCTGCTGTTCGCAAGATTGTTGGCGATTGTATCCAAGGCGTCGGTGCGCGCCATCAGCGCCGTGCATGCTGCGTAAAGTCCGCTATCCATGAAGAATCCTCATGCATAGACTTGTTGCAACCTACGGGCCAATTGAAAACGGCAGAATTTGCCTACTAAAACACCCAATGTGCAGACTTTAGCTCGCTGTCTGAGTCGAAAGTGAGAAGAAGAACTTACTGACTAAGTAGATGAACAAATCTTGCTCTAATCTTCTTGGCCAGGACCTACTTGGCTATCTAATCCTGAAATGCGGCTGGTTCTGACTTGATAGCAACCGCCTGGGCCATCTGCAATATTTCTCCCCACCGGGATGAACTTGCCGGGCTCTGGAGTTCCTGGATGGCACAACAAAAATAGGTCGGGAGATGCCAGTAATCCGCCAACATGACCCCAACTGCGCTGTGTTCAGCCGACGAGCCGGTATCGTTGTTCCAGCCAAGGATATGCGGCAGGGTCCCCAGTTGTGAAAGCAACCCCACTAGGTATGCCTCTTCCGGCGACAGCCCATCCACACACTTCGCGAGCTCTCTGGCGCATTGAGCAACCCGGCGCCAGTATTCCCAATGCGCCAAGACATGGCTGCTTTGTGGGATGCTCAGCGCGCACACGACTTCGTACCATCGGTTTGAATTAAAGCTGACGATGCAGTCTTCGATACGAGTCGGGCGGTCCTCATCATTGGGATACTCTTCGCCAATCAGGCGTAGCAGCTGAAGAGTTGCACCTGGGTCCGAAAGAATGACCTCTGACACGGCGCTGAGATCGATCGACGGCTCCTGCAGCAACAACTCCAAACGCAACCTTGTCGTCATCATCGTTGGGATATTCGGCAACGAATCCAACAAACGGTTCGGGCTCGAGCTGCTTAGTATATCTGAAATGTATAAACTCGTTTCAACAACTGCGTACTGATCTTCTTGCATGAAGCCCTCAGCCGTCGACGGTCTAGTTCACTATCGGTACTTTTGCGCCAGACTTTTAGCTGGCCGCCAGACTTTCGTGTGGAGGCGCGTTACTTTCTCAGGCAGTGACTTGTTGAAGCACCTGTGTGATTCGCATTCCATAGTTTCCGTCGATGATAACCGCTTCACCACGTGCGACAACCTTGCCATCGAGCACAAGCTCTACCGGTTCATCAACCTGGCGGTCCAATTCAACGACAGAACCGCTGGTCAGATCGAGCACTTCACGCAATGACAACTGCCGCTGCCCGAAGCGTAGGGTGACGTTCAGTTCAACGTCTAGCACCAAGTTCAGATTTGACGTTGATGTTCCAGTCACTTCGGGAAAGGAGAAAGTTTGCGCGGAGGCATTTTGATAGGTCGTCACAAGCTGCTGATCAAAGAAGAGGAGAATTGACACCCGAATTTTCGTACCCTCTGCCTCAAGGAACAGCTCGGCGAGACGATCGGTTGGAAGCTCGGGTGCACTCATGCGCTCAACCTGAACTGTCACGGGCGACTTCTGTGAGAGATGCTGGCAAAGCTCGTTGCAGGATGCCTCGAAGATACTCGACAACGCCATCGCGTGTTCATCACCGAAGGCGTCAGTATCATCGAGCATGTCCTGCAGTCCAAGCGTGACAACTTCGGCGTGACGCAACAGCGCAAACCCTTGGCCTGATACCTCCCCGCTGAACGTGCATCGAAAGATTACGGCATCTTCCAAAGCGGGCGCCGTCGGGACTGGTTCAGTAGAAAGCGCTAAATGCCAAGTTGAGGTGCAGGCATCCGAAAATGGCTTTGCCAGCGCACCGCAAAATAGAGATTCAAGCGTTTTCGTGGAGCTGATTTCAGGAGCCTGCATGATGTTCTTCCTCTTTCGCTTCAACATCCGTGTGTTTGGAATGAATGGCATTCATAAGTTGCATGGCTTTATTGTTGCCCTGGCGAACAGGCAGCGCCTCATAGTAGGTCTTGCCCTCCAAGGTCAGCTTTCCCGGCATCGACACTGGAGCCGATAACATGAGAACGCTCCCTACCTCGATGCGCGCCAGATCGCGGACGGGCACCTTGAGATTCGGGATGTCTCCTGACAAAGCGAACTGACAGTCCAATATTCTCTTTTGAAGCTTGGGCAGCGGCATGTAAACCACCCCGCCGGTCTTACCGGTCGAGTCAGCCCTGATATTGCGCACCAGATGGCTTGCCATCGAGGCCTGGAACGCAATGTAAAGTGCGCCTGTCACTCCTGCGACGCTCACCTCGAAGTGAATCCGCAAGACCTTTTCAGTGGGCGGGAAGACACGGTGAGCGAGATTTGGCTTGACGCATTTTCCTGGTGTCAGAACAAAACCCACTGGCTGCCAGGCTCGTTCAATCTGTTGAGCGATCAGAGAACCCACGCCTTCCATGATCTCCTCATCAATCTCAGTCAATTCTCGTGCGGACTCCGGGTTCTTGCCCGAGCCACCAAGAAGAAGATCGATGACCGTAAACATCAACGAGCTATCCATTTCCAGCAAGAGAGTGTTTGAAGAGGGCTTCGCGGAGCAGGGCAGCATGTACGCTGCAGACATGCAGGTAGCCTTGAAATCCTCCATCGAGAATTGCTCTAAATGAATGAGTCGAACTTCAAGGCCTGTTCCGAGGTACACATCCAAGGAATTGGTGAGATTGCGGGCCAGAGTTTCATGCACCGTTGTCAATGTTCGAGCGCTCTCGTTGGAGAGGCGGCCGGCTGAACGGAAGTTACATGGAAGAACGGTTGAATTTGCGCTCATTGCGTGCGGAGAAGATTTGCCTTGAATTGTTTTCATCTTGCCCTCTGAAGCTGTACGGTTTCGGCAGACTTGAGCACGGCTCGAGGGCCTACCCCCTTGGGCTTCGACACGTCTTCCGGTGCAAGATGTCCCAGGGCAGCCTTCAGCTTGGCCAGAACCGCAGAGTGGATCTGCGAGACACGTGAGACTGCCAGGCCGACAACCTCGGCAACTTCTTTCATCGTCAACTCTTCACGGTAGTAAAGCGAAAGAATCAGTTGCTCGCGCTCAGAGAGTTCTGAGATGGCACGAATGAGATGAGCCTTTGACTCCGCCTTGGCATACATCTCGAACGGGTTATCCCAGCTGCTCGGCGCCGACTCGATCAGGTCGTGCGCCGTCTCACCTTCAAAGGAAGACGTTACCTCTTGTCCCACCAGGTGTAGACCATTGAGTTGCGTCTGAATCTCATTGAGGTCGGCGATGGTGAGACCAAGTTCAGCGCTGATCTCTTCCTTGCTGGGCGACCTCCCGAGGGCGCCTTCAAGCTTCAGAGTTGCTTCGGCTATCTCACGGGCTTTACGACGGATTCCACGTGAACCCCAGTCGAGGGCACGCAAGCTATCGAGGATGGCACCCTTGATCCGAAACTTTGCAAAGGTCTTGAATTGCGCGTTCTTCGTGTTATCGAATGTGCGATAAGCCTCGAGAAGACCGATGACTCCCGCATGGACGAGGTCGCCCAGTTCCACATGCTGCGGAAGGCGCTCCATCATGCGTGATGCGATGTAATGCACCTGGGGAAGCTCCTGCAGAATGAGTTCATTGCGTTCTTCGAATCCGCCTTCTTCTTCGGCGATCATCTTGTAAATCGTGTGCGCTGATGCCATTCGCTCTCCTACATTTACTACTTAGCCTGACTGCTTTCGATCTATCGAACGACTCCCAACGATTGCACCAAAGTCATTGGCGGTATCTCACTGGGGGAGATCACAACCACCTTCGGAATGAACGGCTCAAGCAGCCGGCGAAGGTAAAAACGGCCGGGTGAAGAGCAGAGCAAGACAGGCGGTGCGTCGCCGATTGAATCTCCAAAAGTCGCTCGCAAACTATCTAGCACGCGGCGTGCCACATTGATCTGGAGAGCGCTTGAGGAAAGCTGACCGGCCTGCATATTCGCTGCTCGGGCACACTCTTCCTCGATCGAGCTGTCCAGCGTGACTACTCTGAGCTCCCCTCGCGGATCTAGAAGTGGGCGGATTAGCGCTCTTCCCATTGCCTGGCGCGCTGCTTCCACAAGTGCAACCTGATTCTTGTTCGTCGTAGCCGTATCGACCATTGACTCCAGAATGGTGCCGAGATCCCGGATCGAGACCTGTTCACGGAGGAGCTGCTGCAAAACCTTTTGCACCTCCCCGAGGCTCATAAGCTTGGGGACGAGCTCTTCAATGAGTTTTGGATGAGAGTCGTTGAGCCGATCTATGAGACGTTTCGTCTCAGAACGCGTGAGAAGCTCATAGGCGTTGCGCTTGATGAGTTCAGCAAGATGAGCTGCCAGGACAGACGTTGAGTCCACCACTGCATACCCCGCCGCAATGGCCTGGGCCTGCAACTCCCGGCTGATCCATTTGGCAGGCACATCAAACGCAGGCTCCCGGGTCTCTTCACCAGGCAGATTTGGAACCCCAGTATCTGAGCTGATTGCGAGAAGAAAACCTCGACGCAACTCCCACCGAGCAATCTCAACACCACGAAGATGAACGACGTACTCCCCTTCGCGCAGGGAAAGGTTATCGGTGATGTGGATTGAAGGGACAAGAAATCCCAACTGCTGGGCAAGACTCTTGCGCAATGCCTTGACTCTGGAGAGCAGCTGGCCGCCCTGTTTAGCATCTACAAGAGGAACCAAGCCGACGCCCACCTCCAGCATGAGTTCGTCAAGCTTCAGGACGGAGTCCATGGCTTCAGCCGCCGAAGCGGCCGTTCCGACCTTAGCTGCGGTAGGCGAGGATACCTCAACCGATTCGAGCTCTTCGAATGGCTTCTCGACCTTCATCTTGTACGCAGCGAACATCATGGCGCCGGCTACGGGAAAGAAGGCCAGCTTGGGTAGGCCGGGGATGAGTCCCAGAGCACCTAGTACACCGCCACCAATCCAAAGCAGGCGGGGGCTATTGAGGATCTGCTTCCGGACGTTGACGCCGAGTGACTCCTTGGAAGCTGCCCGGGTCACCACAATACCGCCCGCAACGGAGACGAGCAACGAAGGCAAAATGGAGACCAGGCCATCTCCTACGGTGAGGATGGTGTAGGTCTTCAAAGCCTCCTGGAACGGAATCCCCTGCTGGAAGACGCCGATGAGGAACCCGGCAATGATATTGATCGCCATGATCAGGATCGTGGCCAGCGAGTCACGCTGGGAGAAGCGCGCCGCACCATCCATTGCACCGCAGAATTCTGCTTCGCGCGAGACGCCTTCGCGTCGCTTACGTGCTTGCTGCTCAGTGATAAGGCCGGCGTTGAGGTCGGCGTCAATCGCCATCTGTTTACCGGGCATCGCATCCAGCGTGAACCGGGCAGTGACCTCAGCGGTTCTGACAGCTCCGTGACTCACCACAAGGTATTGAATCGCAATGAGTGCAAGGAAGAGGACGAACCCGACGATGTAGTTTCCGCCGACTACAAACTGGCCGAAGGCTTCAATGACCTTACCGGCAGCCGAAGCGCCTTCATTCCCGTGCAAGAGGATCCGGCGGGTGCTCGCAAGGTCAAGGGAGAGACGAAGCAAGGTCAAAAGAAGCAAAAGACTTGGGAATACGGAGAACTCAACCGGCTTGAGAATCTGGACGGCGGTGAGGAGTACCAGAACAGAAGCTGTAATGCTGACGGTCAACATCAGATCCAGCAGGAAGCTGGGCAGCGGCACGAGCATGACGAAGACCATCGCCACGGCTGCGATTGGCACGACCCACTCGCCGGATGAACTGAGCATCTTGAGCAGGCCATTGCTCTGTTTTCCTGAAGGTATCGTAGATACGTTGATTGCGGGACTCATTGCCTGGCTCATCGTCTGACCAACTCTCCTGATGCATTGCGGTTGCGGCGCATGGCCTCTTGTTGACGGACTTCAGCCTGCGCGCGGAAGACGATGACGAGAATGTCAGCGACTGCCTGGTAGAGGGTTGAGGGTATGACCTCACCCACCTCCACCGTTTTATAAAGTGCCTGCGCCAGAGGCTTGTTTTCCAAAATCATGATCCCGTTCTCAGCGCCAAGCGCTTTGATTTGCTGCGCGAGTAGGTTCATACCCTTTGAAACAACCTCCGGAGCTGCCATCTCCGGGGTGTATCGCAGGGCAACGGCGTAGTGTGTAGGATTAGTGACAATGACTGTCGCGGTCGCGGCCGCCGCAAGGGCCTGCTTCTTCCGCATTCTTCTCTGCAGTCTGCGGATGCGGCTCTTGATCAATGGATTTCCATCGTTCTGCTTGTACTCTTCCTTGATCTCTTCCTTCGACATCTTGAGATCACCTTCCATCTTTTTCCAGGTGAGGAGATAGTCGACGCCAGCCCACGCCACGAGGACCAAGGCCGACTTCCAAGCGACTTCAAAGATCATGCCTCCAAGGGTTGTCACCAACTGGCGCAAGCCGAAGGATGACGCGCGGATCAGCATACCCCAGTTCGAACGGATACAGGCTTCCCCAATCCAGGCGATCGCTCCGAACGGCAACAGCGACTTGAGCATGTTGCTTACGCCGGCAAGCGAGAATATCTGTCCGACCTTGCTTGCAGGATTGAAGCGCTCAAATTTGAGCTGCATCGCCTCAGGTGCGATGCTGAGTCCGCCCTGGGCCAGACCCGCGGCCACTGAGAGCACCGTGGCCGACATCAGCACCGGGATGATCCAGCGGAAGACTTCAACCGAACCCCAGAACAAGATGGGACCGTTGCTTTCGAGATCGCTCGTCGAAGCCGTGTCCAGCATGGAGCGGTAGAATGTAGTCCAATGCGTCACCGCGCTTTGCGACATCATGCAAAGCGCGCCGATTGCCCCTGCTATGGCGAGAACACTCGGAAGTTCTTTAGACCGTGCGACCTGACCCTGCTCACGGGCCTTTTGCCGTCGTTTGGGTGTCGCTTCTTCTGTTTTATTCGAATCTGCCATTGTCGCCTACCGAGCCACAGCTGCCAGGTGAAGGAGACGATCGGCGAAGCCCATCGAATCGATAAAGAGAACGCGGAACATATCCGGCCAGTACTTGAGCGAGGTGAAGAGAATTGCAAGACCAAGGAGGCTCTTAACCGCGGGGCCAAGAAGCATGAGAGGAAGCTGAGGAGACGCCTTGCCGAGTAACCCGAGAACGATATCTGTGAGAAGAGTGGCTGAGAGTACAGGCGCGGCGATCTGGACTCCGATAGACAGGATCGCTGAACCAGCACCGATCAAGGTGAACATGAAGGGGCGCGAAAGCTGTGCTCCGCCGGGAGGCAAGTAGGTAAAGCTATTGCCAATAGCGCGAATCAACCAGAGGTGAACGTCCAGGCGTAGAAAGATGAGCATCGCAATCGACTGGTGGAACATCGCGATCACGGTGGTGTCCACCTGCGTATTGGGATCAAGGATGTTGATCAGTGAGTAGCCCATTTGGATGCTCAGGATCTGGCCAGCCATTTGAACCGCCTCAAATACAACTGACGTCGCGATCCCTATTGACACGCCGACCAGCAGTTCCCGAAAGACTAGTAAGGGCCAGTCATTCAGAGGCTGGGGCGTGAGGGAACGTGAGACCAGGGGATAGATCACGAAAGTAAGTGCCACGACGAGGACTGCTTTGATTCGAGCGGGGATGACAGCACTGCCGAGGAATGGCGCAAACAGCATCAGCCCCGAGAGTCGAACTCCGATGGCGAGAAAGGCTTGAATGATGTCTGCGAAGGGGATCTGCATTACTCGAGAACCTTGTGAAAGTCGGAGAAAAGCAGCAGTGTATAGGTGCTGATGTGGCGCCACATCCAAGGCATCAGAATGAAGAGCGTGGCTCCCGTCGCCAGAAGACGCGGGACCGTGGATAAAGTCTGATCCTGCAGGGATGTCAGAACCTGAATGATGTTGACCACGAGGCTGACCGCGATGGCGACCAGCAAAATGGGCGCGGTGAGGATAATTACCTCTTCCAACATCATTCTTCCCATGGCTACTACTGCGTCGGCTCCCATCAGTTGAAGCTCCTCATGAGTGAACTGATCAGCAGGTGCCATCCGTCTACCATCAGGAAGAGCAGCAGCTTGAGCGGAGTCGAGATAACGACGGGCGGAAGCTGCATCATGCCGACCGAGGTCGTGATGGACGCCACCACCATGTCAACAACAAGGAATGGCAGAAAGAGGACCGTGCCGATCTGGAAGCCGGCCTTCAGCTCCGAGAGGATGTAAGCCGGAAGCATGACGCGGAAGGAAAGGTCCTGCACATTGTGAGGGCGGGGCTCCTTTGCCAGTTCGAGAAAGAGTGCTACATCTTTGTCCCGGACATAGTGGGCCATGAACTGACGCATCGGCGTTCCGGCGCGCTCCAATGCTTGAAGGGGAGTGATCGTTCCTGCTTGCAGCGGGGTTACTGCGGTGTCATAGATCACTGCGCCAACAGGCTGCATGAGGAAGAAGGTCATGATCATCGACAGTCCGATCAAGGTCTGATTGGACGGCGTAGTCTGTAAGCCCAGCGCCTGCCGCAAGAAGTGAAAGACGATCAGTAGTCTTGCGAACGGCGTGATGCAAAGAAGCAGTGAGGGGATGAGCGATAGAAATGTTAGGAGGACGACGATAGTCCAGGGGGCGGACGCCCCCCCGAGGCCGGTGATCTGGAGACCGTTGGCATTGGCGGTTGCACCGGGTGCGTGGAGGAAGACGGAGCCGAGGGCAGCGATCATGAAGGCTGCTCCATTGAGACGGCGTCTTGCTGCTTGTCGAGGATCGCGAGCAGGGTGACGTTGCCGGCGGCGCCTCCAATGAGGAACTGAGCACCATCAACCTGAAGGATGG
This region of Granulicella tundricola MP5ACTX9 genomic DNA includes:
- the fliP gene encoding flagellar type III secretion system pore protein FliP (The bacterial flagellar biogenesis protein FliP forms a type III secretion system (T3SS)-type pore required for flagellar assembly.), whose product is MIAALGSVFLHAPGATANANGLQITGLGGASAPWTIVVLLTFLSLIPSLLLCITPFARLLIVFHFLRQALGLQTTPSNQTLIGLSMIMTFFLMQPVGAVIYDTAVTPLQAGTITPLQALERAGTPMRQFMAHYVRDKDVALFLELAKEPRPHNVQDLSFRVMLPAYILSELKAGFQIGTVLFLPFLVVDMVVASITTSVGMMQLPPVVISTPLKLLLFLMVDGWHLLISSLMRSFN